The proteins below come from a single Neospora caninum Liverpool complete genome, chromosome IX genomic window:
- a CDS encoding methionine--tRNAligase, related, which translates to MTDSAPSGASSSPLRLLAGCTVPRAEVAACLAVANALKVPVVLSSKDAAESKARPSQASLAPTPHAPASDPTVDEDKKDACVLVTPDGSVVSAYAVCLYFLSVARKRRRQAEKAAPQQEKRQEGEAAPARDAERDAWQAEDALAWAAFKLRGALRGVRKDRLLQQLNSLEERLSGDPQTSPAAFPSVSSLLAASPSLFVAPAMFMFCLLRYAHPTSSFADWPSLAKFLQALGSSPAVAATLHAVPLPSRACGARALTRALLSSSASPQTEKTRERFYITTAINYTNGPPHMGHVYEAVTSDVVARFHRIAGKEVFFLTGTDEHGQKIANTAERVGKTPQEICDFFAAGFQEMNKKLHISNDQYIRTTQADHKAVCQWLWKRVQEKGDIYLDTYVGWYNEREETFVSEIEARLTDYKDPTSGKPLQKMEEASYFFRMSKYQERLLKHIHDNPDFIRPEERRKNILKRLEEPLLDLSCSRTTFTWGVPVPGDEKHVMYVWFDALTNYYSATAMNDGARSAFWPANVHIIGKDIIWFHTVIWPCMLMAAELPLPKCVFGHGFVTAADGEKMSKSLGNVVDPNDILKEHDADSFRFYLVRETKYGNDLRFDEDALTATTNAELADTLGNLVHRATSLCVKFCGGRVPAVPLPAGGKAPFSIADTVGEMERLVEQFALREALEAAMNACREANKFVTDWAPWSLPDPVEKQRVVRGALEAVFVLAHLLEPFIPVTSAHIFKKLNTQPRILADISPWFDNLTPGTAVDVGDILFAKKKVEKAAEIFLQKCELRVGHIISAAPHPHCLKDPKMPPFLVLSVAFSPTAKPEEARDSGAARTAVVLLSQSAKDGPEKLVGKSVIVLVNVKPFTVKGVLSQVLVLAAKPSDGAAEASLLTVATDSKAPSEAALTGFLVQAPGFPPALRARENLKNTEMKAAAFCVSRAHPHAVALADVGPLQVVDAATGRVREGVSVVVESEAASGPLALAL; encoded by the exons ATGACTGACTCCGCACCCTCCGGTGCCTCGTCATCACCTCTGAGGCTGCTGGCAGGCTGTACCGTTCCTCGTGCCGAAGTCGCTGCCTGCCTGGCGGTCGCGAACGCCCTGAAGGTTCCCGTTGTGTTGTCTTCCAAAGACGCGGCTGAGTCCAAGGCACGGCCTTCCCAGGCGAGCCTCGCTCCCACGCCTcacgcgcctgcctcggaCCCAACTGTCGACGAGGACAAGAAGGACGCGTGCGTCCTCGTCACGCCCGACGGCTCTGTCGTGTCGGCGTATGCCGTTTGCCTGTacttcctttctgtcgcacggaagagacggagacaggctgAGAAGGCGGCTCCAcaacaggaaaagagacaggagggcgaggcagcgcctgcgcgagacgcagaacgCGACGCGTGGCAGGCTGAAGACGCGCTGGCCTGGGCTGCCTTCAAACTCCGCGGCGCCCTACGGGGAGTCAGGAAAGACCGTCTCCTTCAACAGTTGAATAGCCTGGAAGAACGTTTGT CTGGCGATCCACAGACCTCGCCCGCGGCGTTTCCGTCGGTAtcttctctgctcgctgcgtcgccgtcgcttttTGTTGCTCCGGCGATGTTTATGTTTTGTCTTTTGCGCTACGCGCACCCGACGAGCTCCTTCGCGGACTGGCCGTCACTCGCAAAGTTTCTCCAGGCTCTCGGCTCCTCGCCAGCAGTCGCCGCaactctgcatgcagttccgctgccgtcgcgcgcgtgcggcgcgcgcgccttgacgcgcgcgctcctctcttcctctgcttcgcctcagaccgagaagacgcgcgagaggtTCTACATCACCACGGCGATCAACTACACGAACGGACCCCCGCACATGGGCCACGTGTACGAGGCAGTGACGTCGGACGTCGTCGCGCGATTCCATCGGATCGCAGGCAAGGAAGTCTTCTTCTTGACGGGGACTGACGAGCACGGCCAGAAGATCGCCAACACGGCGGAGCGCGTGGGGAAGACTCCGCAGGAGATTTGCGACTTCTTCGCCGCAGGCTTCCAGGAGATGAACAAGAAGCTGCACATCTCGAACGACCAGTACATCAGGACGACGCAGGCTGACCACAAGGCCGTCTGTCAGTGGCTCTGGAAGCGCGTgcaagagaagggagacatTTACTTGGACACCTACGTGGGCTGGTACaacgagagggaggagacgttTGTGAGCGAGATCGAGGCGCGACTCACAGACTACAAAGACCCGACATCGGGGAAACCCCTGCAGAAGATGGAGGAGGCTTCGTACTTCTTCCGGATGAGCAAGTACCAGGAGCGACTCCTCAAGCACATCCACGACAACCCCGATTTCATTCGGcccgaagagcgaagaaaaaacatCCTCAAACGACTCGAGGAACCGCTGCTCGACCTCTCTTGCAGCCGAACCACATTCACCTGGGGTGTCCCCGTCCCGGGTGACGAAAAGCACGTCATGTATGTGTGGTTCGATGCGCTAACCAACTACTACTCAG CGACGGCGATGAACGACGGCGCGCGTTCGGCGTTCTGGCCAGCAAATGTGCACATAATCGGGAAGGACATCATTTGGTTTCACACGGTGATCTGGCCATGCATGCTGATGGCGGCGGAACTTCCGCTGCCAAAGTGCGTCTTTGGGCACGGCTTCGTGACGGCggcggacggcgagaagatgTCGAAGAGTCTGGGGAACGTCGTGGATCCGAACGACATTCTGAAGGAGCACGACGCCGACAGTTTCCGCTTCTACTTGGTTCGCGAAACCAAGTACGGGAACGATCTTCGCTTCGACGAGGACGCGTtgacagcgacgacgaatGCAGAGCTCGCCGACACGCTGGGGAACCTCGTGCACCGGGCGACCTCGCTGTGTGTGAAGTTTTGTGGCGGGCGAGTTCCTGCCGTGCCGCTCCCGGCCGGGGGGAAAGCGCCGTTCTCGATCGCCGACACCGTGGGCGAAATGGAGCGTCTGGTGGAGCAGTTTGCTTtgcgcgaggcgctggaggcggcgatgaatgcatgcagagaggcgaacaaGTTCGTCACGGACTGGGCTCCGTGGAGTCTCCCGGACCCCGTCGAGAAGCAGCGCGTGGTCCGCGGCGCCCTCGAGGCGGTCTTTGTTTTGGCGCACCTTCTCGAGCCGTTCATTCCCGTCACCTCTGCCCACATCTTCAAGAAACTGAACACGCAGCCGAGAATCCTCGCTGACATCAGTCCCTGGTTCGATAACCTCACCCCGGGGACCGCCGTCGACGTCGGGGACATCCTTTtcgcgaagaaaaaagtTGAGAAGGCTGCTGAAATCTTCTTGCAGAAATGCGAGCTCCGCGTTGGGCACATCATCAGCGCCGCGCCGCACCCCCACTGCCTGAAAGATCCGAAAATGCCGCcgttcctcgttctctccgtcgccttctcgccaaCCGCGAAGCCCGAGGAGGCCCGCGACTCGGGAGCAGCGCGAACGGCTGTCGTCCTCCTGTCGCAGAGCGCGAAGGACGGTCCCGAGAAACTCGTGGGAAAGAGCGTGATTGTACTTGTGAACGTCAAGCCGTTCACGGTGAAGGGGGTTTTGAGTCAAGTCCTGGTTCTCGCCGCCAAGCCGAGCGACGGCGCTGCCGAGGCCTCGCTCTTGACGGTGGCGACGGACTCCAAGGCCCCGAGCGAAGCTGCGCTCACAGGCTTCCTCGTGCAAGCGCCAGGTTTCCCTCCAGcgctgcgcgcgcgcgaaaacTTGAAAAACACGGAAATGAAGGCTGCGGCGTTTTGCGTGAGCAGAGCGCACCCGcacgccgtcgccctcgccgatGTCGGTCCTCTCCAGGTCGTCGATGCGGCCACCGGACGAGTTCGCGAAGGCGTCAGCGTCGTGGTGGAGTCCGAGGCTGCAAGTGGTCCCCTCGCGCTCGCCCTTTGA